The following are encoded together in the Flavobacterium sp. TR2 genome:
- a CDS encoding DUF3078 domain-containing protein, which yields MKLLRSTLLLLLLLCTSNNFAQIIQTTLSPNQAPKPPSNWSQKNQVGFDISEIAFVNWSAGGTSSISGLFKGEFSRTYLKGNHKWFNELITKYGLNKQDEIELRKTDDAIQFNSTYGFRKDTASNWYYSAKFNFNTQFTNGYNYPNRDVPISRPFAPAYVFLGAGAENSNKEKNRTFYFSPITLKTTLVLDQNLANQGSFGVKKAVYAPDPSDPTQQILIEEGQKVKAEFGILFTAYMKNEIYKNVFYENRLSLYTDYLNRFGNVDIDYDTRLDLVVNAYVKANIGVHLIYDDDIKNKVDVIDPATGAKSQVTEGPRMQLKQVLGVGLVYAFK from the coding sequence ATGAAATTATTGCGTTCTACCCTTTTGCTATTATTGCTTTTGTGTACTTCTAATAACTTTGCCCAGATTATACAAACAACTCTAAGCCCAAATCAAGCTCCTAAACCGCCATCCAACTGGTCACAAAAAAATCAGGTTGGTTTTGACATTTCCGAAATTGCTTTTGTCAACTGGAGTGCCGGGGGAACAAGTTCGATCTCAGGATTATTTAAAGGAGAATTTTCCAGAACTTATTTAAAAGGAAATCATAAATGGTTTAATGAGCTTATTACGAAATACGGATTGAACAAACAAGATGAAATCGAATTAAGAAAAACCGATGACGCTATCCAGTTCAACTCCACTTATGGTTTTAGAAAGGACACCGCTTCAAATTGGTATTATTCTGCCAAATTTAATTTCAACACTCAATTTACCAACGGTTACAATTACCCTAATCGAGACGTTCCAATTTCTAGACCATTTGCACCTGCATATGTCTTTCTAGGAGCGGGAGCCGAGAATTCAAATAAAGAAAAAAACAGAACATTTTACTTCTCTCCAATTACTTTAAAGACCACTTTAGTATTAGATCAAAATTTGGCAAACCAAGGTTCTTTTGGTGTTAAAAAAGCAGTTTATGCCCCAGACCCTTCAGATCCTACACAGCAAATATTGATTGAAGAAGGCCAAAAAGTAAAAGCCGAATTTGGTATACTTTTTACGGCTTATATGAAAAATGAAATTTATAAAAATGTTTTTTACGAAAATAGATTAAGCTTATACACCGACTATTTAAACCGATTCGGAAATGTAGATATAGATTATGATACGCGATTGGACTTGGTTGTAAATGCTTATGTTAAAGCAAATATTGGTGTGCACCTTATTTATGACGATGACATTAAAAACAAAGTAGATGTAATTGATCCAGCTACAGGAGCAAAAAGCCAAGTTACCGAAGGCCCAAGAATGCAGTTAAAACAAGTGCTTGGAGTTGGTCTGGTTTATGCTTTCAAATAA
- a CDS encoding deoxyguanosinetriphosphate triphosphohydrolase, with product MNWEQLLSLKRQGDTSKRLRVEQDDTRLGFEVDYDRIIFSAAFRSLQDKTQVIPLSKTDFVHTRLTHSLEVSVVGRSLGRLVGKKIIEKYPYLKEVHGYHMNDFGAIVAAASLAHDIGNPPFGHSGEKAIGEYFAIGNGQKYRNQLTDKQWQDLIDFEGNANGFSVLTASRPGIEGGLRISYATLGAFMKYPKESLPKKPTNNIADKKYGFFQSDKLFFEEVAKDMGMIANKSGEDIGFERHPLAYLVEAADDICYTIIDFEDGINLGLVSEDFALEYLINLVKDNIGVSKYKSLTTKEDRISYLRALAIGTLINDAVNVFVENEEAILAGNFPYALTDKSKYKAQMNDIIKLSVDKIYQSREVIEKEIVGYQIIQTLLDKFITAFNNKYEGTASNYDKLILKMLPEKHHLDKTNLYERLLHICHYVSLLTDGNALELYETIQGQKKR from the coding sequence ATGAACTGGGAACAACTTTTATCATTAAAACGTCAGGGAGATACAAGCAAAAGATTACGTGTAGAGCAAGATGATACTCGTTTAGGATTTGAGGTAGATTATGACCGAATTATATTTTCTGCTGCTTTTAGAAGTTTACAAGATAAAACACAGGTTATTCCGCTTTCTAAAACAGATTTCGTACACACGCGTTTGACGCATAGTTTGGAAGTTTCGGTTGTCGGCCGTTCACTTGGGCGTTTGGTAGGAAAAAAAATCATCGAAAAGTATCCTTATCTGAAAGAAGTTCACGGTTATCATATGAATGATTTTGGAGCTATTGTTGCTGCAGCGTCATTGGCACATGATATTGGAAACCCTCCTTTTGGACATTCTGGAGAAAAAGCAATAGGCGAATATTTTGCTATCGGAAACGGTCAAAAATATAGAAATCAGCTTACCGATAAACAATGGCAGGATTTGATTGATTTTGAAGGGAATGCTAACGGTTTTTCGGTTCTTACGGCAAGCCGTCCAGGAATTGAAGGCGGGCTTCGTATTTCGTATGCCACTTTAGGGGCTTTTATGAAATATCCAAAAGAGAGCCTTCCGAAAAAGCCGACAAACAATATTGCCGATAAAAAATATGGTTTTTTCCAGTCTGATAAATTATTCTTTGAGGAAGTGGCCAAAGATATGGGAATGATTGCCAACAAATCTGGTGAAGATATTGGTTTTGAAAGACATCCTTTGGCTTATTTGGTCGAAGCTGCAGATGATATCTGTTACACCATTATCGATTTTGAAGACGGAATCAATTTAGGTTTGGTTTCTGAAGATTTTGCTTTAGAATATTTGATTAATCTGGTAAAAGACAATATCGGAGTTTCTAAATACAAATCTTTAACAACAAAAGAAGACCGTATCAGTTATTTGAGAGCTTTGGCAATCGGAACTTTAATTAATGATGCTGTAAATGTTTTTGTTGAAAATGAAGAAGCAATTCTTGCTGGAAATTTTCCGTATGCGCTAACAGACAAAAGCAAGTATAAAGCACAGATGAACGATATTATCAAACTGAGCGTTGATAAAATCTACCAAAGCCGCGAGGTGATTGAGAAAGAAATTGTGGGTTATCAAATCATTCAGACCTTATTGGATAAATTCATTACAGCATTCAACAATAAATATGAAGGAACGGCTTCAAATTACGATAAGCTGATTTTGAAAATGCTGCCGGAGAAACATCATTTGGACAAAACCAATCTGTATGAGCGTTTATTGCATATCTGCCATTATGTTTCGCTTCTAACAGACGGAAATGCGTTAGAGCTATATGAAACCATTCAGGGACAGAAAAAACGCTAA
- a CDS encoding 1-deoxy-D-xylulose-5-phosphate synthase, translating to MKSDLLSNIHNPADLRLLKEEQLAQVAQELRQFIIDIVSVKEGHLGASLGVIELTIALHYVFNTPNDLLVWDVGHQAYGHKILTERREIFHTNRQLGGVSGFPKRSESVYDTFGVGHSSTSISAALGMAIASKLKGDFDKEHIAVIGDASIASGMAFEGLNHAGVTDANILVILNDNAIGIDPSVGALKQYLTSVKNGKNPRQNNIIKSLNFDYSGPIDGHDLPKLIKELNRLKKIKGPKFLHIVTTKGKGLQQAEENQVKYHAPGKFDASTGEIHLKSEENLPPKFQDVFGLTILDLAKTNEKIIGITPAMPSGSSLKFMMDEFPERAFDVGIAEQHAVTLAAGMATQGMIVYCNIYSTFLQRAYDQVIHDVALQNLPVIFCLDRAGLVGEDGATHHGVFDIAYLRSIPNMVIYAPLNEIELQNILYTVQLGIDHPIAIRYPRGRGVLPNWEVENFGHYEKIKWGEAKCLKDGTKVAVLSAGTIGNNVIEALKESANSNEIAHYNFSFIKPLDINALKIIFSTFERIITIEEGVKNGGFGSAVLEFAASNNFKNSIEILGVPDEFIEHGTVNQLQQLCKIDVKSLINLFSNGSK from the coding sequence ATGAAAAGCGATCTACTTTCCAACATACACAATCCCGCTGATTTACGTCTTTTAAAAGAAGAACAGCTTGCACAAGTGGCCCAAGAACTTCGTCAGTTTATTATTGATATTGTTTCTGTAAAAGAAGGCCATTTAGGAGCTAGTTTAGGCGTTATAGAACTTACAATTGCTTTGCATTATGTTTTTAACACCCCAAATGATTTGTTGGTTTGGGATGTTGGACATCAGGCATACGGGCATAAAATACTCACAGAAAGAAGAGAAATTTTTCATACCAATAGACAGCTCGGAGGAGTTTCTGGTTTTCCGAAAAGAAGCGAAAGCGTTTACGATACTTTTGGCGTTGGGCACTCTTCCACTTCTATTTCTGCAGCCCTCGGAATGGCGATTGCCTCTAAACTAAAAGGTGATTTCGACAAAGAGCATATTGCGGTAATCGGCGATGCTTCTATCGCCAGCGGAATGGCTTTTGAAGGTTTAAACCATGCCGGAGTTACAGATGCCAATATTCTGGTAATTCTAAACGATAATGCCATCGGAATCGATCCTAGCGTTGGCGCTTTGAAGCAATATCTTACCTCGGTTAAAAACGGAAAAAATCCGCGACAGAATAACATCATTAAATCGTTGAATTTTGATTATTCAGGTCCGATTGATGGCCACGATCTTCCGAAATTAATTAAAGAATTAAACCGCCTTAAAAAGATAAAAGGTCCAAAATTCCTTCATATTGTAACTACAAAAGGAAAAGGATTGCAACAGGCCGAAGAAAATCAGGTCAAATACCATGCGCCTGGAAAATTTGACGCTTCGACTGGAGAAATCCATTTAAAGTCGGAAGAAAATCTTCCGCCTAAATTTCAGGATGTTTTTGGCTTGACTATTTTAGATTTGGCTAAAACAAATGAAAAAATAATCGGGATTACACCTGCCATGCCATCTGGAAGTTCATTAAAATTTATGATGGACGAATTCCCAGAACGTGCTTTTGATGTAGGCATTGCCGAGCAGCACGCAGTAACGCTAGCCGCGGGAATGGCGACACAAGGCATGATTGTGTATTGCAATATCTACTCGACATTTTTACAGCGCGCTTACGATCAGGTAATACATGATGTGGCTCTGCAAAACCTGCCAGTTATTTTCTGCCTTGACCGCGCAGGATTAGTCGGCGAAGATGGCGCTACGCATCATGGCGTTTTTGACATCGCTTATCTGCGTTCGATTCCGAATATGGTGATCTATGCTCCGCTGAACGAAATTGAACTGCAAAACATTTTATATACGGTTCAATTAGGAATAGATCATCCTATTGCAATACGATATCCGAGAGGCCGCGGAGTGCTGCCAAATTGGGAAGTAGAAAATTTCGGACATTATGAAAAAATAAAATGGGGTGAAGCAAAATGCTTGAAAGATGGTACGAAAGTTGCTGTGCTATCGGCCGGAACAATTGGAAATAATGTTATAGAGGCCTTAAAAGAATCTGCCAATTCTAACGAAATTGCCCATTACAACTTTAGTTTCATCAAACCACTAGACATCAATGCTTTAAAAATCATTTTCTCAACTTTTGAGCGTATTATTACAATCGAAGAAGGAGTTAAAAATGGTGGTTTTGGAAGCGCAGTTTTAGAGTTTGCAGCATCAAATAATTTCAAAAATTCTATCGAAATTCTGGGTGTCCCAGACGAGTTTATTGAGCATGGAACAGTAAATCAGCTGCAACAACTGTGTAAAATTGACGTTAAAAGTTTGATAAATCTTTTTTCTAACGGTTCAAAATAA
- a CDS encoding Lrp/AsnC family transcriptional regulator gives MENLDKTDLLILKYLQEDCNINTKDLAGKLFLTVTPVYERIKRLERDGYITKYVALLDKHKMNRGMTVFCNVRLKEHAKNVGSNFVKDIVALPEIIECYNIAGDYDFMLKILVQDMASYQDFVMNKLSTIENIGNTNSIFVMGEIKHSTALEF, from the coding sequence ATGGAAAACTTAGACAAAACCGATTTGTTGATCCTCAAATACCTTCAGGAAGACTGCAATATCAATACAAAAGACCTTGCTGGTAAATTATTCTTGACGGTTACCCCCGTTTACGAACGAATTAAAAGACTGGAAAGAGACGGTTACATTACCAAATATGTGGCGCTTTTGGACAAACATAAAATGAATCGGGGAATGACTGTTTTTTGCAATGTCCGTTTAAAAGAACACGCTAAAAATGTTGGGAGCAATTTTGTGAAAGATATTGTGGCGCTTCCAGAAATTATAGAATGCTATAATATTGCTGGCGACTACGATTTTATGCTGAAGATTTTGGTGCAAGATATGGCTAGCTATCAGGATTTTGTAATGAATAAGCTGTCAACCATTGAAAACATTGGAAATACGAACAGTATTTTTGTAATGGGAGAAATTAAACATAGCACTGCATTGGAGTTTTGA